A genomic region of Apteryx mantelli isolate bAptMan1 chromosome 10, bAptMan1.hap1, whole genome shotgun sequence contains the following coding sequences:
- the MMP15 gene encoding matrix metalloproteinase-15: protein MDGAAGGRRRGASCRPGWAPPPRCGLLLLLLVVGAAAGSEVNAEAWLRLYGYLPQSSRQMSTMRSAQIFSSALSEMQKFYGITVTGVLDEETKMWMKRPRCGVPDQFGVQMKSNMRRKRYALTGRRWSQSHLTFSIQNYTEKLGRYHSYEAIRQAFRVWEQATPLVFQEVPYEDIRQKRKKEADIMVLFASGFHGDSSPFDGVGGFLAHAYFPGPGMGGDTHFDSDEPWTLENTDVSGNNLFLVAVHELGHSLGLEHSSNPSAIMAPFYQWMDTENFQLPEDDLKGIQQLYGTADGHPQPTKPLPTVTPRRPGRPDHRPPKPPPPGKPERPPKPGHPDRPDQYGPDICDGNFDTVAVLRGEMFVFKGRWFWRVRHNRVLDNYPMPIGHFWRGLPGDIDAAYERHDGRFVFFKGDRYWLFREANLEPGYPQPLVTYGQGIPYNNIDTAIWWEPTGHTFFFRGDRYWRFNEDTRSVDRGYPKPISVWVGIPPSPKGAFLSSDAASTYFYRGTKYWKFDNERLKTEPGYPKSILRDFMGCHTELVPDPNPRWPDVDRPPFNPDGDGGERPGGGAESEEAEEEEAEDEEEEEDEEDYGAGGPEPGGDVDVVVQIDEYTRTMSVVMVLVLLVLLLCILGLIYVIVQMQRKGAPRMLLYCKRSLQEWV from the exons ATGGACGGCGCCGCtgggggccggcgccgcggcgcctcctgccggccgggctgggcgccgccgccgcgctgcggcctcctgctgctgctgctcgtcgtgggggcggccgcgggcagcgagGTCAACGCCGAG GCCTGGCTCCGGCTCTATGGCTACCTGCCGCAGTCGAGCCGGCAGATGTCCACCATGCGCTCTGCTCAGATCTTCTCCTCCGCCCTCTCTGAGATGCAGAAGTTCTATGGGATCACGGTCACCGGCGTCCTGGACGAGGAGACCAAAAT GTGGATGAAGCGTCCTCGTTGCGGGGTCCCGGACCAGTTTGGGGTGCAGATGAAGTCCAATATGCGGCGGAAGCGGTACGCGCTCACGGGGAGACGCTGGAGCCAGAGCCATCTCACGTTCAG CATCCAGAACTACACGGAGAAGCTGGGCCGGTACCACTCGTACGAGGCCATCCGCCAAGCCTTCAGGGTGTGGGAGCAGGCCACGCCGCTGGTCTTCCAGGAGGTGCCTTACGAAGACATCCGGCAGAAGCGGAAGAAAGAGGCTGACATCATGGTGCTTTTTGCCTCCGGCTTCCACGGAGACAGTTCCCCCTTCGACGGCGTGGGGGGGTTCCTGGCTCACGCCTACTTCCCCGGCCCGGGGATGGGAGGGGACACGCACTTCGACTCGGACGAGCCCTGGACGCTGGAGAACACGGATGTGTCTG GGAACAACCTTTTCCTGGTGGCCGTGCACGAGCTGGGACACTCGCTGGGCCTGGAGCACTCCAGCAACCCCAGCGCTATCATGGCCCCCTTCTACCAGTGGATGGACACGGAGAACTTCCAGCTGCCCGAGGACGATCTCAAGGGCATCCAGCAGCTGTACG GTACTGCGGACGGGCACCCTCAGCCCACCAAGCCCTTGCCCACCGTGACGCCCCGGAGACCCGGCAGACCAGACCACAGACCCCCCAAGCCGCCCCCGCCGGGGAAACCGGAGAGGCCCCCCAAACCCGGCCATCCAGACCGGCCTGACCAGTACGGCCCCGACATCTGCGACGGGAACTTCGACACGGTGGCGGTGCTGCGAGGGGAGATGTTTGTGTTTAAG GGTCGATGGTTCTGGAGGGTTCGGCACAACCGGGTGCTGGACAACTACCCCATGCCCATCGGGCACTTCTGGCGGGGCCTGCCCGGGGACATCGATGCCGCCTACGAGAGGCACGACGGGAGATTTGTCTTCTTTAAAG GTGACCGGTACTGGCTTTTCCGAGAAGCCAACCTGGAGCCCGGGTACCCGCAACCCCTGGTCACCTACGGGCAGGGCATCCCCTACAACAACATCGACACCGCTATCTGGTGGGAACCCACGGGGCACACCTTCTTCTTCCGTGGGGACAG ataCTGGCGCTTCAACGAGGACACCCGCTCGGTGGACCGCGGGTACCCGAAGCCCATCTCCGTGTGGGTGGGCATCCCTCCCTCGCCCAAGGGCGCCTTCCTCAGCTCGGACGCCG cCTCAACCTACTTCTACAGAGGCACAAAGTACTGGAAGTTCGACAACGAGCGGCTAAAGACGGAGCCGGGCTATCCTAAATCCATCCTGCGGGACTTCATGGGCTGCCACACGGAGCTGGTCCCCGACCCCAACCCCAGGTGGCCCGACGTGGACCGGCCGCCCTTCAACCCCGACGGGGACGGAGGAgagcgccccggcggcggggccgaaaGCGAGgaggccgaggaggaggaggccgaggacgaagaggaggaggaggacgaggaggattacggcgcgggcggccccgagcCGGGCGGCGACGTGGACGTGGTGGTGCAGATCGACGAGTACACGCGCACCATGAGCGTCGTCatggtgctggtgctgctggtgctgctgctctgcatccTCGGCCTCATCTACGTCATCGTGCAGATGCAGCGGAAAGGCGCCCCCCGCATGCTCTTGTACTGCAAGCGCTCCCTGCAGGAGTGGGTCTga